One segment of Dolichospermum sp. DET69 DNA contains the following:
- the psb27 gene encoding photosystem II protein Psb27: MLMKSYWSRLLSLVLVLVIGLVGCGGSPDSLTGDYRQDTLAVVNILKQAIELPQDSPDKAALQSEARQKINDFSARYQRNSSVAALGSFTTMRTALNSLAGHYSSYPNRPVPEKLKKRLDTEFKQIEASLRRGA, translated from the coding sequence ATGCTTATGAAAAGCTATTGGTCGCGTCTGCTTTCTCTAGTTTTAGTTTTAGTTATCGGCTTAGTTGGCTGTGGTGGTAGTCCAGATAGTTTAACTGGGGATTATCGTCAAGATACCCTAGCTGTAGTTAATATTTTGAAACAAGCTATAGAATTACCACAAGATTCTCCTGATAAAGCCGCCCTACAATCAGAAGCACGCCAAAAAATCAATGACTTTTCGGCTCGCTACCAGCGGAATAGTTCAGTTGCTGCTCTTGGCTCTTTTACAACCATGCGAACAGCCCTCAACTCCCTTGCGGGACACTACAGTTCTTATCCTAATCGTCCCGTTCCTGAAAAGCTTAAAAAACGGCTAGATACAGAATTCAAACAAATAGAAGCATCATTAAGACGTGGCGCTTAA
- the cofH gene encoding 7,8-didemethyl-8-hydroxy-5-deazariboflavin synthase subunit CofH translates to MSNITFESILQSALTEDSISPDDGVFLLRQTDPEAIAQIQFTANQLRQKQVGNTVTYVINRNINFTNICEQHCSFCAFRRDDGDADAYWLDWAQISEKSTDAVRRGATEICMQGGLHPQAQINGKSLPYYLKLVETIKGEFPHLHLHAFSPQEIQFIGRLDGISYAEVITALRDAGVGSMPGTAAEVLDDDVRRVLCPEKIDTATWLEVVSTAHQLGLPTTSTMLSGHIETPEQQIGHLEKLRSLQQTAIEKGYPARITEFIVLPFVGQEAPKSLRRRVGRDQPVLADSLLLTAVARIYLGNYIPNHQPSWVKLGLDGATEALNWGCNDIGGTLMEEHITTMAGAIGGTCMEVETLQSAISSLARPYQQRDTLYRVIGNG, encoded by the coding sequence GTGAGTAATATAACTTTTGAATCTATTCTTCAGTCTGCTTTAACAGAGGACAGTATATCCCCTGATGATGGAGTATTTTTACTAAGACAGACTGACCCAGAAGCGATCGCTCAAATTCAGTTTACAGCAAATCAACTTCGGCAAAAACAAGTTGGCAATACGGTGACTTATGTAATTAATCGAAATATTAATTTTACTAATATTTGTGAGCAACATTGTAGTTTTTGTGCATTTCGGCGAGATGATGGTGATGCTGATGCTTACTGGTTAGATTGGGCGCAGATTTCGGAAAAATCTACGGATGCGGTGCGTCGAGGAGCAACGGAAATTTGTATGCAAGGGGGATTACATCCACAAGCGCAAATTAATGGCAAGTCTTTACCTTACTATTTGAAATTGGTAGAAACTATCAAAGGTGAATTTCCTCACTTACATCTACACGCTTTTTCTCCCCAAGAAATCCAATTTATCGGCAGATTGGATGGAATTTCTTATGCTGAAGTGATTACAGCTTTGCGAGATGCTGGTGTCGGTTCGATGCCGGGAACAGCCGCAGAAGTGTTAGATGATGATGTCAGACGGGTATTGTGTCCAGAAAAGATTGATACAGCCACTTGGCTAGAAGTTGTAAGTACAGCCCATCAATTAGGTTTACCTACTACCAGTACCATGTTATCGGGGCATATTGAAACCCCAGAACAGCAAATTGGACATTTAGAAAAATTGCGATCGCTCCAACAAACAGCTATAGAAAAGGGATATCCTGCTAGAATCACCGAATTTATTGTCTTACCCTTCGTTGGTCAAGAAGCGCCTAAATCCTTACGAAGACGGGTAGGAAGAGATCAACCAGTTCTCGCTGATTCTCTGTTACTCACGGCTGTAGCCAGAATTTACCTCGGAAATTACATACCGAATCATCAACCAAGCTGGGTAAAACTAGGGTTAGACGGTGCTACAGAAGCCTTAAATTGGGGTTGTAATGATATCGGTGGCACATTAATGGAGGAACACATTACCACCATGGCCGGAGCTATAGGTGGCACTTGTATGGAAGTAGAAACTTTACAAAGCGCAATATCATCTCTAGCAAGACCTTACCAACAAAGGGATACCTTATATCGGGTAATAGGTAATGGGTAA
- a CDS encoding cation-translocating P-type ATPase, with product MSHKIELESITGLSVLTASDRLKKEGYNELPSTERRNFLGIALEIFKEPIFLLLLGCGIIYLFLGDAQEALILLGFIFFIVAINLYQEQKTEKSLEALRDLSSPRALVIRDGERQRIAGREVVREDVIVLSEGDRVPADAVVMWSTHLSVDESLLTGESLPVRKQSVEDSRDLENTLRRANQHRLGGEDLPFVYSGTLIVQGQGIAQVYGTGMQTEMGKIGKTLQTLEQEDTVLQRETRRIVSKLTFVAIAICVAVIVIYGANTGNWLQGFLAGLALAMAILPNEIPVVLAIFLALGAWRFSQARVLTRRVPVVETLGSATVLCVDKTGTLTFNRMSIQQLFVYESLSLTPQFYDVNLHERDALPETFHELIEFGILASRKDPFDPMEKALKQVGEDYLARTEHLHHDWQIQREYPLSGELLAMSCVWESPEHKLVIATKGAPEAIADLCHFNPQQMQDLEQQISKMATAGLRVLGVAKVIGQHQKTKKPNTLPEQQHDFEFAFLGLLGMADPVRPTVAPAIAECYTAGIRVVMITGDYPATAQNIARQIGLTPATEVITGAELEQIPEGELLSRIQTVNIFARVVPEQKLLIVNALKRCGEIVAMTGDGVNDAPALKAANIGIAMGERGTDVAREAADLVLLDDDFSAIVQSVRLGRRVFDNLKKGMAYTLAVHIPIAGMSLIPVIFHWPLVLLPIHIAFLHLIIDPACTVVFEAEPEESNVMNRPPRNPRESLFSRRTLRLALLQGVSVLVVLVVVFGVAFYSGHGEFDARALAFTTLIVSNLSMILSNRSWSRTIPEMLRTPNAALWWVLGGGVIFMGLVLYVPLLRHLFRFSFLHFDDLLVSLTSGVFSVLWFEGLKIWRRRKGHIIV from the coding sequence ATGAGTCATAAAATTGAACTGGAATCTATTACAGGGTTATCCGTATTAACCGCAAGCGATCGCCTGAAAAAAGAAGGATATAATGAGTTACCATCTACTGAACGACGAAATTTTTTAGGAATTGCGTTAGAAATTTTCAAAGAGCCAATTTTCCTCCTTTTATTAGGCTGTGGTATCATTTATTTGTTTTTGGGTGATGCTCAGGAAGCTTTAATTTTACTAGGCTTCATCTTTTTCATTGTCGCCATTAACTTATACCAAGAACAAAAAACAGAAAAATCCCTAGAAGCACTACGCGATCTTTCTAGCCCTCGTGCATTAGTGATTCGTGATGGCGAACGGCAACGAATTGCAGGGCGGGAAGTAGTCCGTGAAGATGTGATTGTTTTATCAGAGGGTGATAGAGTTCCTGCTGATGCTGTGGTGATGTGGTCTACGCATTTAAGTGTTGATGAATCGCTGTTAACAGGTGAATCTTTACCTGTTCGCAAGCAATCAGTAGAAGATAGCAGGGATTTAGAAAATACCCTCAGAAGGGCAAATCAGCATCGTTTGGGTGGTGAAGATTTACCTTTTGTTTATTCGGGAACGTTGATAGTCCAAGGTCAAGGAATTGCCCAAGTCTATGGAACGGGTATGCAGACAGAAATGGGCAAAATTGGTAAAACCTTGCAAACTCTGGAACAGGAAGATACGGTTTTACAACGGGAAACGCGACGGATTGTTAGTAAATTGACCTTTGTGGCGATCGCTATCTGCGTGGCTGTGATCGTTATTTACGGTGCAAATACGGGAAATTGGCTACAAGGATTTTTAGCCGGTTTGGCTTTAGCTATGGCAATTTTGCCTAATGAAATTCCTGTGGTCTTGGCAATTTTTCTGGCTTTGGGGGCTTGGAGATTTTCCCAAGCAAGGGTTTTAACTCGTCGTGTCCCTGTAGTAGAAACCCTGGGTTCAGCCACCGTTCTCTGTGTAGATAAAACCGGAACTTTGACATTTAATCGGATGTCAATTCAGCAACTTTTTGTATATGAATCTTTAAGTTTAACTCCCCAATTTTATGATGTAAATTTACATGAAAGAGACGCACTGCCAGAAACTTTTCATGAATTAATTGAATTTGGGATTTTAGCCAGTCGTAAAGATCCTTTTGATCCGATGGAAAAAGCCCTTAAACAAGTGGGTGAAGACTATTTAGCCCGCACCGAACATTTACATCATGATTGGCAGATACAGCGCGAATATCCCCTTTCAGGTGAATTGTTAGCCATGTCCTGTGTGTGGGAATCTCCAGAACATAAATTAGTAATTGCGACCAAAGGAGCGCCCGAAGCGATCGCTGATCTCTGTCATTTTAACCCCCAACAGATGCAAGATTTGGAACAGCAGATTAGTAAAATGGCAACTGCTGGTTTGCGGGTTTTGGGTGTGGCAAAAGTCATTGGTCAACATCAAAAAACAAAAAAACCAAATACCCTTCCTGAACAACAGCATGATTTTGAATTTGCCTTTTTAGGACTTTTAGGAATGGCTGATCCTGTGCGTCCCACCGTCGCCCCAGCCATTGCTGAATGTTACACTGCTGGTATCAGAGTAGTGATGATTACAGGAGATTATCCCGCCACAGCCCAAAATATTGCCCGCCAAATTGGACTGACACCCGCTACTGAAGTGATTACTGGGGCAGAATTAGAACAGATACCAGAAGGTGAGTTGCTGTCTCGAATTCAAACCGTAAATATTTTTGCCCGGGTTGTCCCAGAACAAAAATTACTGATTGTTAATGCCCTCAAACGCTGCGGTGAAATCGTGGCTATGACTGGAGATGGGGTCAATGATGCCCCAGCTTTAAAAGCTGCTAATATTGGTATTGCTATGGGGGAAAGAGGTACAGATGTTGCTCGTGAGGCTGCGGATTTGGTCTTGCTAGATGATGATTTTTCTGCCATTGTCCAATCTGTCAGGTTAGGACGGCGAGTATTTGACAACCTGAAAAAAGGTATGGCTTATACCTTAGCAGTTCACATTCCTATTGCCGGAATGTCGTTGATTCCTGTAATATTTCATTGGCCGCTGGTGCTATTGCCTATTCACATTGCTTTTTTACATTTGATTATTGACCCTGCTTGTACTGTAGTATTTGAGGCAGAGCCAGAAGAAAGCAATGTTATGAACCGTCCACCGCGTAATCCCAGAGAGTCCTTATTCAGCCGTCGAACTTTGAGATTAGCACTTCTGCAAGGGGTGAGTGTGTTGGTGGTGCTGGTGGTGGTATTTGGTGTGGCTTTTTACTCTGGACATGGAGAATTTGATGCTCGCGCTTTGGCTTTTACTACTTTAATTGTATCTAATTTGAGTATGATTTTGAGTAATCGTTCTTGGTCGCGGACTATTCCCGAAATGTTACGCACTCCTAATGCAGCACTTTGGTGGGTATTAGGTGGCGGTGTGATATTTATGGGATTAGTGCTTTATGTTCCTTTATTACGTCATCTATTCCGGTTCTCTTTTCTGCATTTTGATGATTTATTAGTCAGTCTCACCTCTGGGGTGTTTAGTGTTTTGTGGTTTGAAGGATTGAAGATTTGGCGACGCAGAAAAGGTCATATAATTGTATAA
- a CDS encoding Uma2 family endonuclease, with amino-acid sequence MTQLKNQLTVEEFLALPETDTAYEFVNGEAVPKYQNDQMSPKFFHGSTTGALFILLSAWAQDQGRVVVEWGIKLTRNQESWIPVPDLTYVSYQRLDADWLKDEACPVIPELVIEIISPGQTFGDMIDKATDYLQSGILLVWIVDTISQTITVFTLSSLPVTFRGNQIISHEILPDLQITPHNIFQRAGLIR; translated from the coding sequence ATGACTCAACTAAAAAATCAGCTTACTGTTGAAGAATTTCTCGCACTTCCCGAAACTGATACTGCTTATGAGTTTGTTAACGGTGAAGCTGTACCTAAATATCAAAATGATCAAATGTCTCCTAAGTTTTTTCATGGCTCAACTACAGGAGCATTATTTATATTATTATCTGCATGGGCGCAAGATCAAGGTCGCGTTGTGGTGGAATGGGGAATCAAATTAACCAGAAATCAAGAAAGTTGGATACCCGTCCCTGATTTAACTTATGTTTCCTATCAACGTCTTGATGCTGACTGGCTCAAAGATGAAGCTTGTCCAGTTATCCCAGAATTAGTGATCGAAATTATTTCTCCTGGTCAAACTTTTGGAGACATGATTGATAAAGCAACTGATTATCTTCAATCTGGGATTTTATTGGTTTGGATAGTAGACACAATATCTCAAACTATCACTGTATTTACACTATCTTCTCTTCCTGTTACTTTTCGAGGAAATCAAATTATTAGTCATGAAATATTACCAGATTTACAAATTACTCCTCATAATATCTTTCAACGGGCTGGTTTAATTCGTTAG
- a CDS encoding glycosyltransferase, whose amino-acid sequence MNTNLSNSLLVVPIGALRISEFTTDEIAENNPILLSLVIPTYKERDNIENVVNILSGLLDQTIPGNYEIIIVDDDSPDRTWEVAQSLIPDYPQLRVMRRQEERGLSSAVIRGWQAATGRVLGVIDGDLQHPPEVLTQLLQKIEQGADLALASRHVDGGGVSSWSVIRRFLSRGAQVLGLVILPGVLGRVTDPMSGYFMVRRSAIANATLNPIGYKILIEVISRGQVGEIAEAGYVFRERTEGESKVTWKQYIEYIQHLIRLRISTGRLGKISKKVNFPVQRFLRFGLVGLSGVFVDMLILYLLSDPTTLALPLTRSKIMAGEIAIFNNFLWNDAWTFADVSMQQQGWKPRLKRFLKFNVVCLAGLLLNVVILNLVFNFLIPNRYIANFIAIAIATIWNFWVNLKLSWRVTEVK is encoded by the coding sequence ATGAATACAAACTTATCCAATTCCCTATTAGTAGTTCCTATCGGTGCATTGAGGATTTCTGAATTTACAACTGATGAAATAGCTGAAAACAATCCCATTTTACTATCTTTAGTAATTCCCACCTATAAAGAACGTGACAATATCGAAAATGTAGTTAATATCCTAAGTGGGTTATTGGATCAGACTATTCCTGGTAATTATGAAATTATTATAGTGGATGATGATAGCCCAGACCGAACTTGGGAAGTAGCACAATCTCTCATCCCCGATTATCCCCAATTACGGGTAATGCGAAGACAGGAAGAACGGGGACTATCTTCAGCGGTAATTCGTGGCTGGCAAGCTGCTACAGGGCGGGTATTAGGTGTGATTGATGGCGATTTACAGCATCCTCCAGAGGTATTAACCCAACTGTTGCAAAAGATAGAACAGGGGGCAGATTTAGCCCTAGCTAGTCGTCACGTAGATGGTGGTGGTGTCAGTAGTTGGAGTGTAATTAGACGCTTTTTATCTCGTGGGGCGCAGGTGCTAGGATTGGTAATTTTACCAGGAGTTCTAGGGAGAGTTACTGATCCCATGAGTGGTTATTTTATGGTTCGACGCAGTGCGATCGCTAATGCCACACTTAATCCCATAGGGTATAAAATTCTTATAGAAGTGATTAGCCGGGGACAGGTAGGAGAAATTGCCGAAGCTGGTTATGTCTTCCGGGAACGCACAGAAGGAGAAAGCAAAGTAACATGGAAACAATATATAGAGTATATTCAACACTTAATCCGGTTAAGAATATCTACTGGTAGACTAGGAAAAATTAGTAAAAAAGTCAACTTTCCCGTGCAGCGATTCCTCCGTTTTGGCTTAGTAGGATTGAGTGGAGTATTTGTAGATATGCTTATACTTTATTTACTCAGTGACCCCACAACCTTAGCTTTACCATTAACACGTAGTAAAATAATGGCTGGTGAAATTGCTATTTTCAATAATTTCCTGTGGAATGATGCTTGGACATTTGCTGATGTTTCGATGCAACAACAAGGGTGGAAACCCAGATTGAAACGGTTTTTGAAGTTCAATGTTGTTTGCTTGGCTGGGTTATTGTTGAATGTGGTAATTTTGAATTTAGTATTTAATTTCCTAATTCCTAATCGTTATATTGCTAACTTTATTGCGATCGCAATTGCCACAATTTGGAATTTCTGGGTTAACTTAAAACTAAGCTGGCGGGTAACTGAAGTAAAATAG
- a CDS encoding HEPN domain-containing protein, translating into MINQQLRLLIEYRLSESEETLREANILLNQSAFRGSINRSYYAMFYIALGLLATKGLGSSKHSGIVSFFDREFVKTGIFSKELSRSFHRAFDERQASDYGEMLEPDMESAMALFKLSQNFVAEITRYLRSWMEVN; encoded by the coding sequence ATGATAAATCAGCAACTAAGGCTATTAATTGAGTACCGTTTATCTGAAAGTGAAGAAACGTTAAGAGAAGCGAATATTTTACTAAATCAGTCAGCTTTTCGTGGCAGTATCAATCGCTCTTATTATGCAATGTTTTATATAGCTTTGGGTCTTTTAGCAACTAAAGGTTTAGGGAGTTCTAAACATAGTGGAATAGTTAGTTTTTTTGATCGTGAATTTGTGAAGACAGGAATTTTTTCTAAGGAGTTATCGCGGAGTTTTCATCGGGCATTTGATGAACGACAAGCAAGTGATTATGGGGAAATGTTAGAACCGGATATGGAGTCAGCAATGGCTTTATTTAAGCTATCACAGAATTTTGTTGCTGAAATTACACGGTATTTAAGGTCTTGGATGGAGGTTAACTAA
- the trmB gene encoding tRNA (guanosine(46)-N7)-methyltransferase TrmB, whose translation MSPVRVRQHVNPLSSKFQTPTASPEWEKIYIQQNLPLHLDIGCARGRFVLKMAQVEPNWNFLGLEIREPLVVEANRIRDEMELTNLHYLFANVNNSLVSLLSTLPVGMLQKVTIQFPDPWFKNRHAKRRVVQPELVTELANYLTVGGVVFLQSDIEFVAVEMCDRFQENPAFEKIGTTTWLTENPLPVPTEREIATQNKGEPVYRALFRKLESPTSQINCD comes from the coding sequence TTGTCACCTGTTCGAGTTCGTCAGCACGTTAACCCCCTATCGAGTAAATTCCAAACCCCAACCGCTTCTCCAGAGTGGGAAAAGATTTATATCCAACAAAACCTACCTCTACATTTAGATATTGGTTGTGCGAGAGGGAGATTTGTCCTAAAAATGGCACAAGTAGAACCAAATTGGAATTTTTTAGGTTTAGAAATTCGAGAACCGCTAGTAGTCGAAGCCAATAGAATCCGCGACGAAATGGAGTTAACAAATTTGCATTATCTGTTTGCGAATGTGAATAATTCCCTAGTTTCCTTGTTATCCACCTTACCTGTAGGAATGTTACAAAAAGTTACAATTCAATTTCCTGATCCTTGGTTTAAAAATCGTCATGCGAAACGTCGGGTAGTACAACCGGAATTAGTCACAGAATTAGCAAATTATCTAACTGTGGGTGGTGTTGTTTTCCTGCAATCTGATATAGAATTTGTAGCAGTGGAAATGTGCGATCGCTTTCAAGAAAACCCCGCATTTGAGAAGATAGGAACAACAACATGGTTAACTGAAAATCCCCTTCCTGTCCCCACAGAAAGAGAAATAGCTACACAAAACAAAGGTGAACCTGTATATCGGGCTTTATTTAGAAAACTGGAATCTCCGACTTCTCAGATAAATTGTGATTAA
- a CDS encoding nucleotidyltransferase domain-containing protein, which translates to MIQNSDRKIVSEFRSRLEAIIPILDLRVFGSRARGDATEESDLDVFIKIAELDRSCREKISDLAWEVGFEYDLVISTFVVTEAQVERGAMGASPLLFKVLQEGIPI; encoded by the coding sequence ATGATACAGAATAGTGATCGGAAAATTGTTTCGGAGTTTCGCTCCCGACTGGAAGCAATCATTCCTATTTTGGACTTACGGGTATTTGGTTCACGAGCGCGGGGTGATGCTACAGAAGAATCAGATTTAGATGTGTTTATTAAAATTGCTGAGTTAGATAGATCATGTCGGGAAAAAATTAGTGATTTGGCGTGGGAAGTAGGCTTTGAATATGATTTAGTTATTTCCACTTTTGTAGTAACAGAAGCACAGGTAGAAAGGGGAGCTATGGGGGCTAGTCCTTTACTGTTTAAGGTGTTACAAGAGGGTATTCCTATATGA
- a CDS encoding metallophosphoesterase encodes MKLNFRFAIVSDLHIALPETIWDHPSRFHLVEVSIPAFDSVLEHLTQLDLDFLLIPGDLTQHGELANHSWLQNRLSQLPFPSYVIPGNHDIPVLMANKQSIGFADFPYFYQKFGYENPQQHYYNRQIFPGVRLIGLNSNSFDDQGQQRGRLDSQQFQWLEQELAAIEDELVLVMIHHNVVEHLPNQSSHPMANRYMLENAPELRQLLQRYGVKLVFTGHLHVQDVACAEGIYDITTGSLVSYPHPYRVLEFNRDELGSESLQVVSHRVESVPDFPNLQILSRQWMGDRSYPFVLKLLTLPPLSLPLAQAQTLAPGLRDFWATIADGDAMLDYPHFPIHVRRYIEEYSAVNDGNTTLIDNHSTLLIG; translated from the coding sequence ATGAAACTTAATTTTCGTTTTGCTATTGTTAGCGACTTACATATTGCGCTTCCTGAAACAATCTGGGATCATCCTAGTCGCTTTCATTTGGTGGAAGTGAGTATTCCAGCTTTTGATAGTGTATTAGAACATTTAACACAATTAGATTTAGATTTTCTATTGATCCCTGGAGATTTAACCCAACATGGTGAATTAGCAAACCACAGTTGGTTACAAAACAGGTTATCTCAGTTACCTTTTCCATCTTATGTTATTCCTGGCAATCATGATATCCCTGTTTTAATGGCCAATAAACAATCAATTGGCTTTGCAGATTTTCCCTATTTTTACCAAAAGTTTGGTTATGAAAATCCTCAACAACATTATTACAATCGGCAGATATTCCCAGGAGTTAGGTTAATTGGTCTTAATTCTAACTCTTTTGATGATCAAGGTCAGCAAAGAGGACGGTTAGATAGTCAACAATTTCAGTGGTTAGAACAGGAGTTAGCAGCTATTGAGGATGAGTTAGTTTTAGTCATGATTCATCACAATGTGGTTGAACATTTACCAAATCAATCAAGTCATCCGATGGCAAATCGTTATATGCTGGAAAATGCACCAGAACTCCGGCAGTTATTACAACGCTATGGAGTTAAGTTAGTATTTACAGGACATTTGCACGTTCAAGATGTGGCTTGTGCAGAAGGTATATATGATATTACCACTGGTTCTTTAGTCAGCTATCCTCATCCTTATCGGGTATTGGAATTTAACCGCGATGAATTGGGTAGTGAATCGTTACAAGTTGTCTCTCACCGTGTGGAATCAGTGCCAGATTTTCCCAATTTACAAATATTATCACGGCAATGGATGGGCGATCGCTCTTATCCCTTTGTTCTCAAATTATTGACCTTACCTCCCTTGAGTTTACCACTGGCACAGGCACAAACACTAGCTCCCGGTTTACGGGATTTTTGGGCAACTATTGCTGATGGTGATGCTATGTTAGATTATCCCCACTTCCCTATTCATGTGCGTCGCTACATTGAAGAATATAGTGCCGTTAATGATGGGAATACAACTCTAATTGATAATCACAGTACGCTTTTAATTGGGTAA
- a CDS encoding FIST C-terminal domain-containing protein translates to MADQMQWTNALSTRPSLEAAITDVVEQAMASITAPADLGLVFISSAFMSEYSRLLPLLAEKLAVPVLIGCSAGGIIGRKQAGETEEIEAEPALSLTLAHLPGVEIRPFHIVAEELPDSDSSPTAWIDLLGVPPSVVPQFILLSSPFAGGTNDLLQGLDFAYPGSVVVGGQASSGFMNGRVGLFCNDKLYREGTVGIALSGNIVLDTIVAQGCRPIGEPLQVTKAERNIIVELDEKVPLVVLRNLISSLSEEERTLAQHSLFVGLAMDEFRLNLHSGDFLIRNILGVDPNAGAIAIGDRIRAGQRLQFHLRDAAASAEDLEILLQEYQSQNASEPSPVGALMFTCLGRGTGLYGKPNFDSQLFSRYVHDIPMGGFFCGGEIGPVSGRTFLHGYTSVFAICRSLISDNS, encoded by the coding sequence ATGGCAGATCAAATGCAGTGGACAAATGCCCTATCAACCCGTCCTTCCTTAGAAGCGGCTATTACAGATGTCGTAGAACAAGCAATGGCATCAATAACCGCACCAGCGGATTTAGGGCTGGTATTCATTTCCTCTGCTTTTATGAGTGAGTATTCCCGACTTTTGCCTTTATTGGCCGAAAAACTGGCTGTACCTGTATTAATTGGTTGTAGTGCTGGGGGGATAATTGGCAGAAAACAGGCCGGAGAAACCGAAGAGATAGAAGCAGAACCAGCCCTGAGTCTGACTTTAGCCCATCTTCCGGGGGTAGAAATCCGACCATTTCATATAGTAGCGGAAGAATTGCCAGATTCCGATAGTTCCCCCACTGCTTGGATTGATTTGCTGGGTGTACCACCTTCGGTTGTCCCCCAATTTATTCTCTTGTCTAGTCCTTTTGCTGGGGGAACTAATGATTTGTTACAGGGTTTAGATTTTGCCTATCCTGGTTCAGTGGTGGTGGGGGGACAGGCCAGCAGTGGCTTTATGAATGGTCGCGTAGGGTTATTTTGTAATGATAAGTTATATCGGGAAGGCACGGTAGGAATAGCCTTGAGTGGTAATATCGTATTAGATACTATTGTTGCCCAAGGATGTCGTCCCATTGGTGAACCTTTACAAGTTACTAAAGCTGAACGCAATATTATTGTTGAGTTAGATGAAAAAGTACCTTTGGTGGTATTGCGAAATTTAATTAGTAGTCTGAGTGAAGAAGAACGAACTTTAGCGCAACATTCTTTGTTTGTGGGTTTAGCAATGGATGAATTTAGGCTAAATTTACATTCTGGTGATTTTTTAATTCGCAATATTTTGGGAGTAGATCCTAATGCTGGCGCAATTGCAATTGGCGATCGCATTCGTGCCGGTCAAAGGTTACAATTTCATTTAAGAGATGCCGCAGCATCAGCGGAAGATTTAGAAATTTTACTCCAAGAATATCAAAGTCAAAATGCCAGTGAACCTTCTCCTGTAGGCGCTTTAATGTTCACCTGTTTAGGACGAGGAACAGGACTTTATGGCAAACCTAATTTTGATTCTCAATTATTTAGCCGTTATGTTCACGACATACCAATGGGTGGCTTTTTCTGCGGTGGTGAAATCGGTCCAGTAAGTGGGAGAACTTTTCTTCATGGTTATACTTCTGTATTTGCCATTTGTCGTTCTTTAATCAGTGATAATAGCTAA
- a CDS encoding peptidase produces the protein MKKAFRKYHRILGIIVCLPLLLTVLTGMLATIAGEWPINLGLSSNLMLKIHTGKIFHLQAIYPILNGFGLIGLLVTGMSMSGLFNQKKRPNTSN, from the coding sequence ATGAAAAAGGCATTTCGCAAATATCACCGTATTCTGGGCATTATTGTTTGTTTACCACTGCTATTAACTGTATTGACGGGAATGTTAGCAACTATAGCTGGAGAATGGCCAATTAATCTGGGACTTTCATCTAACCTAATGTTGAAAATTCATACGGGTAAAATTTTTCATTTACAGGCAATTTACCCAATTTTAAATGGCTTTGGGTTAATTGGTTTGCTGGTAACTGGTATGAGTATGTCGGGTTTATTTAATCAGAAAAAAAGACCTAATACTAGTAATTAA